Proteins from a single region of Acidobacteriota bacterium:
- the rpsF gene encoding 30S ribosomal protein S6 has product MRIYELIFVVDPRVSDDDVVQLTDDVKSLLEAGGASIARQESWGRRKLAYPINKLNEGKYMLLYVTVEEGGGNPLAELELRLKQNDKVLRYLTVRTDRPQDIEAAEAEDEGDEQATGTEG; this is encoded by the coding sequence ATGCGAATCTACGAATTGATCTTCGTCGTCGACCCGCGGGTTTCCGACGACGATGTGGTCCAGCTGACCGACGACGTCAAGTCGCTGCTGGAAGCTGGCGGTGCGTCCATCGCCCGGCAGGAGAGCTGGGGGCGCCGCAAGCTGGCGTATCCCATCAACAAGCTCAACGAGGGCAAGTACATGCTCCTCTACGTCACCGTCGAAGAGGGCGGTGGCAATCCGCTGGCGGAGCTTGAGCTGCGCCTGAAGCAGAACGACAAGGTGCTGCGTTACCTCACCGTGCGCACCGACCGACCCCAGGACATCGAAGCCGCCGAAGCCGAAGATGAAGGCGACGAGCAGGCCACCGGGACGGAGGGCTGA
- the rpsR gene encoding 30S ribosomal protein S18, translated as MGRKRVFYRRRKVCKFCADRIEYIDYKDTKLLQQFIPERAKILPRRISGTCAKHQRVLSQAIKRARHLALLPFTTD; from the coding sequence ATGGGACGCAAGAGAGTCTTCTATCGCCGGCGCAAGGTCTGCAAATTCTGCGCGGACCGCATCGAGTACATCGACTACAAGGACACCAAGCTGCTGCAGCAGTTCATCCCGGAGCGCGCCAAGATTCTGCCGCGTCGTATCTCCGGTACCTGCGCCAAGCACCAGCGGGTTCTGTCCCAGGCGATCAAGCGGGCCCGCCACCTGGCCCTGTTGCCCTTCACCACGGACTGA
- the rplI gene encoding 50S ribosomal protein L9, which translates to MRVILLSDQRTLGRRGEEVQVKPGFARNYLFPQGLALEANKANRAYFEQQRAKIDARHAKEREEAAAVAAQIAGITVTIAKRVGESGTLYGSVTPTAIADSLEEQGVTVDRRRLQLDGGIKSVGEHTVTIDLHPEVMAELKVNVVPAEE; encoded by the coding sequence ATGCGCGTCATTCTGTTGAGCGATCAGCGCACCCTCGGCCGTCGCGGCGAGGAGGTGCAGGTCAAGCCGGGCTTTGCCCGCAACTACCTTTTCCCCCAGGGCCTGGCCCTGGAGGCCAACAAGGCCAACCGAGCTTACTTCGAGCAGCAGCGGGCCAAGATCGACGCCCGTCATGCCAAAGAGCGCGAAGAGGCAGCGGCGGTGGCGGCGCAGATCGCCGGCATCACCGTTACCATCGCGAAGCGTGTCGGCGAGTCCGGCACCCTCTACGGTTCGGTCACCCCCACCGCCATTGCCGACTCCCTGGAAGAGCAGGGTGTGACGGTGGACCGCCGGCGTCTGCAGCTGGACGGAGGCATCAAGAGCGTTGGTGAGCACACGGTCACTATCGACCTCCACCCGGAGGTCATGGCCGAGCTCAAGGTCAACGTGGTACCGGCGGAAGAGTAA